The following proteins come from a genomic window of Yinghuangia sp. ASG 101:
- the arfB gene encoding alternative ribosome rescue aminoacyl-tRNA hydrolase ArfB produces MPTDLDIRGSVVPAAELSWRFSRSSGPGGQSVNTTDSRAEVSFDLAATTALPDVLKSRALRNLADRLVDGVVTVAASEQRSQLMNRQAARRRLAELLTDATAPPPPPRRPTRPSRRVTERRLTDKTRRGELKRLRRAPGAS; encoded by the coding sequence ATGCCGACAGATCTCGACATCCGCGGCTCGGTGGTTCCCGCGGCCGAGCTGTCCTGGCGTTTTTCGCGTTCGTCCGGGCCCGGCGGGCAGTCCGTGAACACCACGGACAGCCGCGCCGAGGTGTCCTTCGACCTCGCCGCGACCACCGCGCTGCCCGATGTGCTCAAATCCCGGGCGCTGCGCAATCTCGCCGACCGCCTCGTCGACGGGGTCGTCACCGTCGCCGCGTCCGAGCAGCGCTCGCAGCTGATGAACCGTCAGGCGGCTCGGCGCAGGCTCGCCGAGCTGCTGACCGACGCGACCGCGCCGCCCCCGCCCCCGCGGCGTCCCACACGACCGAGCCGCCGCGTCACCGAGCGCCGCCTCACCGACAAGACCCGCCGCGGCGAACTCAAGCGCCTCCGCCGCGCCCCGGGCGCCTCCTGA
- a CDS encoding ATP-binding protein, which yields MRRTDETPFDPPLAPSPDIPLAPHTSCDKPIDLSYAALLLDPADAEPVFVRWTLPTTTAAVPELRHRVRDVLRGWGIDGDLRDTLLLVTTELASNAVRHTAMLTEYIHVTLALGADRIRLDIADGHPFRPKALTDSGTDAEDGRGLLIVKVAIAEAKGVIDVLPTAGGKTIRVRVPINPRA from the coding sequence GTGCGACGCACCGACGAGACACCGTTCGACCCCCCGCTCGCCCCGTCCCCCGACATACCGCTCGCCCCACACACATCATGCGACAAGCCGATCGATCTCTCGTACGCCGCGCTCCTGCTGGACCCGGCGGACGCGGAGCCGGTGTTCGTCCGGTGGACGCTCCCCACGACCACGGCCGCGGTCCCCGAACTGCGCCACCGCGTCCGCGACGTCCTGCGCGGCTGGGGCATCGACGGCGACCTCCGGGACACCCTGCTCCTGGTGACCACCGAACTCGCGTCCAACGCCGTACGGCACACCGCGATGCTCACCGAGTACATCCACGTCACCCTCGCCCTCGGCGCGGACCGCATCCGCCTCGACATCGCCGACGGCCACCCGTTCCGCCCCAAGGCGCTGACCGACAGCGGCACGGACGCCGAGGACGGCCGGGGCCTGCTCATCGTGAAGGTCGCCATCGCGGAGGCCAAGGGCGTGATCGACGTGCTCCCCACGGCGGGCGGCAAGACGATACGGGTGCGCGTCCCGATCAACCCGCGCGCGTGA
- a CDS encoding cytochrome P450: protein MSAQHVPVGAVSPLAPEFDPFADEVLADPYPAWARVRDAGAAVHVPAHDVWAIGRYADVRDALRDPEVFSSVGGVGLRPQDDPVRAGLPSSVDPPEHDRYRRLIGDQLGPRHLPRIGDMIRWRAEDLVKDLVERGSFDAVADWGRMFPVRILGDLIGLPDRDRERLPLWAAAVFDDFGPANERSADGAARVAELGAYVARVVTRRGLAPDGMGAKVFAAADRGEVDDVEAMSVILTFLVSGMGTTSDALAHLLVLLARHPEQWAALRENPTLIPGAFEEALRYDAPFQASCRQVVRDADVDGVKVPAGARAMLLFGSANRDERKWGDPDRFDVRRNPVDHLAFGSGTHGCAGQALARLEAKALLGALVRKVARIEPAGEPTRRLAHVSRALDSAPVRVVAA from the coding sequence GTGAGTGCGCAGCACGTCCCGGTTGGCGCGGTGAGCCCGCTCGCACCGGAGTTCGATCCCTTCGCGGACGAGGTTCTCGCCGATCCGTACCCCGCCTGGGCGCGGGTGCGCGACGCGGGCGCGGCGGTGCACGTCCCCGCGCACGACGTGTGGGCGATCGGCCGCTACGCCGACGTCCGCGACGCGTTGCGCGACCCCGAGGTGTTCTCGTCGGTCGGCGGCGTGGGCCTGCGCCCCCAGGACGACCCGGTGCGCGCGGGGCTGCCGAGCAGTGTGGACCCGCCCGAGCACGACCGCTACCGGCGGCTGATCGGCGACCAGTTGGGGCCGCGCCACCTGCCGCGCATCGGCGACATGATCCGGTGGCGCGCCGAGGACCTCGTCAAGGACCTGGTCGAGCGCGGGTCGTTCGACGCGGTCGCGGACTGGGGGCGGATGTTCCCGGTGCGCATCCTGGGCGACCTGATCGGCCTGCCGGACCGCGACCGCGAGCGGCTGCCGCTGTGGGCCGCGGCGGTGTTCGACGACTTCGGCCCGGCGAACGAGCGGTCGGCCGACGGCGCCGCGCGGGTGGCCGAGTTGGGCGCGTACGTCGCCCGCGTCGTGACGCGCCGGGGCCTGGCGCCGGACGGCATGGGCGCGAAGGTGTTCGCGGCGGCGGACCGCGGCGAGGTCGACGACGTCGAGGCGATGTCGGTGATCCTGACGTTCCTGGTGTCCGGGATGGGGACGACGTCCGACGCGCTCGCGCACCTGCTCGTGCTGCTCGCCCGGCACCCCGAGCAGTGGGCGGCGCTGCGCGAGAACCCGACCCTGATTCCGGGCGCCTTCGAGGAGGCGCTGCGCTACGACGCGCCGTTCCAGGCGTCGTGCCGCCAGGTGGTCCGGGACGCCGATGTCGACGGCGTCAAGGTGCCGGCGGGTGCGCGGGCGATGCTGCTGTTCGGCTCGGCCAACCGCGACGAGCGCAAGTGGGGTGACCCGGATCGCTTCGACGTACGCCGCAACCCCGTCGACCACCTGGCGTTCGGGTCGGGGACGCACGGCTGCGCCGGGCAGGCGCTGGCCCGGCTGGAGGCGAAGGCGCTGCTCGGGGCGCTGGTGCGGAAGGTCGCGCGGATCGAGCCGGCGGGTGAGCCGACGCGCCGGCTCGCGCACGTGTCGCGGGCACTGGACAGCGCTCCGGTGCGGGTGGTCGCCGCGTAG
- the yidD gene encoding membrane protein insertion efficiency factor YidD produces MSHHPNSPYGGGPYGGGGNPFGHGGQQPVQHQSNCREPYRNPCQRPCGDDEPEDYTEDFFTNEPIGGGDGGFPFGGGREDRGDRGDRGDGRGDGRDSDGAGDGSSGDSGDSGGSSGSSGSSGSRSGDKDGCGCMPGGGGGGGGGGRSGDKDGGCGGCDPCLLRIVLVLPFVAVWSILRAAVGRPVRTEAHRKPLSHTDRTLPEGRAARTMFRAVRWYRLSVSPRNEPVCRYTPSCSTYAATSLQRHGAWRGGRLTLRRLSRCNHRHPGGHDPVPEA; encoded by the coding sequence ATGTCCCACCACCCGAACAGTCCCTACGGCGGCGGCCCGTACGGGGGCGGCGGCAACCCGTTCGGCCACGGGGGGCAGCAGCCCGTCCAGCACCAGAGCAACTGCCGTGAGCCGTACCGCAATCCGTGTCAGCGCCCGTGTGGCGACGACGAACCCGAGGACTACACCGAGGACTTCTTCACCAACGAACCGATCGGCGGCGGGGACGGCGGGTTCCCGTTCGGCGGCGGCCGGGAGGACCGGGGAGACCGCGGCGACCGCGGCGACGGGCGGGGGGACGGGCGCGACTCCGACGGCGCGGGTGACGGGTCGTCAGGCGACTCGGGCGACTCGGGTGGTTCCTCGGGTTCATCGGGATCGTCCGGTTCGCGGAGTGGCGACAAGGACGGCTGCGGCTGCATGCCCGGCGGCGGTGGAGGAGGAGGCGGCGGCGGGCGCAGCGGCGACAAGGACGGCGGTTGCGGCGGTTGCGACCCGTGCCTGCTGCGCATCGTCCTGGTCCTGCCGTTCGTGGCCGTCTGGTCGATCCTGCGCGCGGCCGTCGGCCGTCCGGTCCGCACCGAGGCGCACCGCAAGCCGCTCTCGCACACCGACCGCACGCTGCCCGAAGGCCGCGCCGCCCGCACGATGTTCCGCGCCGTGCGCTGGTACCGCCTCTCGGTGAGCCCGCGCAACGAGCCGGTGTGCCGCTACACGCCGTCGTGCTCGACGTACGCCGCGACCTCGCTGCAACGCCACGGCGCGTGGCGCGGCGGCCGGTTGACCCTGCGCCGCCTCTCGCGCTGCAACCACCGCCACCCGGGCGGCCACGACCCGGTGCCGGAGGCCTGA
- the rsgA gene encoding ribosome small subunit-dependent GTPase A produces the protein MSSTFSSSSFFSPPPSSGGAHSEGAFLSSLGLDADREAEFAPYLADGLVAGRVSRVDRSTCDVVIGDGRTLRAGHGGGALPCPGDWAAVAVPGRSRHATPDDEPVVAALLGRRTALTRSSASGRSEGQALAVNVDAVLIVAGLDVEPDLGRIERLLTLAWDSGAQPVVVLTKADTVDDADQVRADVEAAAPGADVLVVSAVTGEGVDVLAATAAGRTVALIGTSGAGKSTLAAVLTGADLATGGVRQDGKGRHTTTWRELVPLPGGGVLVDTPGLRGVGLFDVRDGLDRTFADVEQYAERCRFADCGHDAEPGCAVLAAVDTGELPRRRLDSYRKLRREADWIASRTDHRLRAERARQWKVIHKEMRRNPSPKK, from the coding sequence TTGTCTTCGACGTTTTCGTCGTCCTCGTTCTTTTCCCCGCCGCCGTCGTCCGGCGGTGCCCACTCCGAGGGCGCGTTCCTCTCCTCGCTCGGCCTCGACGCCGACCGGGAGGCTGAGTTCGCCCCGTATCTCGCCGACGGACTGGTCGCCGGGCGCGTGTCCCGCGTCGACCGTTCGACCTGCGACGTCGTCATCGGCGACGGCCGTACGCTCCGCGCCGGGCACGGCGGCGGCGCGCTGCCCTGCCCGGGCGACTGGGCCGCGGTCGCTGTCCCCGGACGGTCGCGGCACGCCACACCCGACGACGAGCCCGTCGTCGCCGCGTTGCTCGGCCGGAGGACCGCGCTCACGCGGTCGTCGGCGTCCGGGCGTTCGGAGGGCCAGGCCCTCGCGGTCAACGTCGACGCGGTGCTCATCGTCGCCGGGCTCGACGTCGAACCCGACCTCGGCCGGATCGAGCGCCTGCTCACCCTCGCGTGGGATTCCGGCGCACAGCCCGTCGTCGTCCTCACCAAGGCCGACACGGTCGACGACGCCGACCAGGTGCGCGCCGACGTCGAGGCCGCGGCGCCCGGTGCCGACGTACTCGTCGTCAGCGCCGTCACCGGGGAAGGCGTCGACGTGCTGGCCGCCACCGCCGCCGGGCGGACCGTCGCGCTCATCGGCACCTCGGGTGCCGGGAAGTCGACGCTCGCGGCCGTGCTCACCGGAGCCGACCTGGCCACCGGGGGCGTACGCCAGGACGGCAAGGGCCGCCACACCACCACGTGGCGCGAACTCGTGCCGCTGCCGGGCGGCGGCGTCCTCGTCGACACCCCGGGGCTGCGCGGCGTCGGCCTGTTCGACGTGCGGGACGGCCTCGACCGGACGTTCGCGGACGTCGAACAGTACGCGGAGCGCTGCCGCTTCGCGGACTGCGGGCACGACGCCGAGCCCGGCTGCGCGGTGCTCGCGGCCGTCGACACCGGCGAGCTGCCGCGGCGACGGCTGGACAGCTACCGCAAGTTGCGGCGTGAGGCGGACTGGATCGCCTCGCGCACCGACCACCGCCTGCGCGCCGAACGCGCCCGGCAGTGGAAGGTGATCCACAAGGAGATGCGCCGCAACCCGTCGCCGAAGAAGTAG
- a CDS encoding YihY/virulence factor BrkB family protein — MAADKKQTPPVRGPGRIRLRSALWRIVRETFISCYENRVTGLAAEAGFFMLLSLPPLLLGLAGTIGYLQGAIGQDTIDGFKQDIIDGSGNVLSQKSVDQVIVPLVNDVFSSGRADIISVGFLIALWSGSRALNVYVDTITIMYGLSGKRGIVKTRLLSFSLYVVGLLLGMFLIPLLLAGPDLVVKAFPKFAGTVNIFYWPVLVILSVCFLTTLYHVSVPVRTPWREDIPGALVALLLCILGSFLLRVYLATTVDGPSIYGSLAAPVAVLVWMYFAAMAILIGAALNAAIDQVWPSQETAQARAEAEKERAAVEIANAMATVRRAGRHRGLPGDWDPDGNDDTVDLIAPPATGDPGEPPAEFPERWANYPTPRGNRSDARNGTHRRDASPPVQLPAGQAPPGLSLDEQLWPVRPPGPPPPPPPQDRARKPR; from the coding sequence GTGGCAGCGGACAAGAAGCAAACACCGCCGGTCCGCGGTCCCGGCCGCATCCGGTTGAGGAGCGCACTCTGGCGGATCGTCCGCGAGACGTTCATCTCCTGTTACGAGAACCGGGTCACCGGCCTGGCCGCCGAGGCCGGGTTCTTCATGCTGCTCTCGCTGCCCCCGCTGCTGCTCGGGCTCGCCGGCACGATCGGCTACCTCCAGGGCGCGATCGGCCAGGACACGATCGACGGCTTCAAGCAGGACATCATCGACGGAAGCGGCAACGTCCTGTCGCAGAAGAGCGTCGACCAAGTCATCGTCCCGCTCGTCAACGACGTCTTCTCGTCGGGCCGGGCGGACATCATCTCGGTCGGCTTCCTCATCGCCCTGTGGTCCGGCTCGCGCGCGCTCAATGTCTATGTCGACACCATCACGATCATGTACGGCCTGTCCGGCAAGCGCGGCATCGTCAAGACCCGCCTCCTGTCGTTCAGCCTGTACGTCGTCGGCCTGCTGCTCGGCATGTTCCTGATCCCGCTGCTGCTCGCCGGGCCCGACCTGGTCGTCAAGGCGTTCCCGAAGTTCGCCGGCACCGTCAACATCTTCTACTGGCCGGTGCTGGTCATCCTGTCGGTCTGCTTCCTCACCACGCTCTACCACGTGTCCGTTCCGGTGCGGACGCCGTGGCGCGAGGACATCCCCGGCGCCCTCGTCGCGCTGCTGCTGTGCATCCTCGGCAGCTTCCTGCTCCGCGTCTACCTGGCCACGACCGTCGACGGCCCGAGCATCTACGGCTCGCTCGCGGCACCGGTCGCGGTACTGGTCTGGATGTACTTCGCGGCGATGGCCATCCTCATCGGGGCCGCGCTGAACGCCGCCATCGACCAGGTCTGGCCGAGCCAGGAGACCGCCCAGGCCCGGGCCGAGGCGGAGAAGGAGCGCGCGGCCGTCGAGATCGCCAACGCGATGGCGACCGTACGCCGCGCCGGCCGCCACCGGGGGCTGCCGGGCGACTGGGACCCCGACGGCAACGACGACACCGTCGACCTCATCGCCCCGCCCGCGACCGGCGACCCGGGCGAGCCGCCCGCGGAATTCCCGGAACGCTGGGCCAACTACCCCACCCCGCGCGGCAACCGCTCCGACGCCCGCAACGGCACCCACCGCCGGGACGCCTCCCCGCCCGTCCAACTCCCCGCGGGCCAGGCCCCACCCGGCCTCTCCCTCGACGAACAACTCTGGCCGGTCCGCCCCCCGGGCCCGCCCCCGCCACCCCCACCCCAGGACCGCGCCCGCAAGCCCAGGTGA
- a CDS encoding MarR family winged helix-turn-helix transcriptional regulator codes for MSGDLLDRSDCSDCRRGDGRGDARGRGDDREASVETLRYALNGFLSAVRADRLARASGSDSPQVQRHRVLVTLADELDLDSAGLADVLGMRPAHVTGLLDTLGREGLVEGVRAGRGRGSPVARLTPAGLRALDELDTVFRRHWESAVADLPAGDLSTAARVISRLTGVIIPTR; via the coding sequence GTGTCCGGAGATCTTCTCGACCGGTCCGACTGTTCCGACTGCCGCCGAGGCGACGGGCGGGGCGACGCCCGGGGCCGGGGCGACGACCGCGAGGCCTCCGTCGAAACCCTGCGCTACGCCCTCAACGGCTTCCTCTCCGCGGTGCGCGCCGACCGCCTCGCCCGCGCGTCGGGCTCCGACTCCCCGCAGGTGCAGCGCCACCGCGTCCTCGTCACCCTCGCCGACGAACTCGACCTCGACTCCGCCGGGCTCGCCGACGTCCTCGGCATGCGCCCCGCGCACGTCACCGGGCTGCTCGACACCCTCGGCCGCGAGGGCCTGGTCGAAGGCGTCCGCGCCGGCCGCGGGCGCGGGAGCCCGGTCGCCCGCCTCACCCCCGCCGGCCTGCGCGCCCTCGACGAACTCGACACCGTCTTCCGCCGGCATTGGGAGTCCGCCGTCGCCGACCTGCCGGCCGGAGACCTGAGCACGGCGGCCCGGGTGATCAGCCGCCTCACGGGCGTCATCATCCCGACCCGGTAA
- a CDS encoding nitrite/sulfite reductase: MAPASSAAGPRKTARHRGEGQWALGHREPLNGNEQFKKDDDGLNVRARIENIYAHNGFDSIDGNDLRGRMRWWGLYTQRKPGIDGGKTGVLEPHELDDEYFMMRVRIDGGRLDLAQLRAVAEVSERYARGTADITDRQNVQYHWIRIEDVPAIWKILEGVGLSTTEACGDTPRVVLGSPVAGVSAEEIIDGSWAVDEINRRFIGSPEFSNLPRKFKTAVSGSPLLDVAHEINDVSFVGVEHPEHGPGFDVWVGGGLSTNPKLAVRLGTWVPLEDVPDVWAGVVGIFRDYGYRRLRNRARLKFLVADWGAEKFRQVLEDEYLRRKLADGPAPAEPSGVWRDHVGVHPQKDGRFYVGFAPRVGRVDGATLGKIADLAEAHGSDRVRTTVEQKMLILDIAEDKVSSLVDGLEALGLRVRPSTFQRGTMACTGIEFCKLAIVETKGRAQRLIDELEQRLPDFDLPLTVNINGCPNACARIQTADIGLKGQLVLDDAGNQVEGYQIHLGGSLGFDAGFGRKVRGLKVTSAELPDYIERVVGRFTEQRTENERFAQWVARATEADLS, encoded by the coding sequence ATGGCTCCCGCCTCCTCAGCCGCCGGCCCGCGCAAGACCGCACGCCACCGTGGTGAAGGCCAGTGGGCGCTCGGGCACCGCGAACCCCTCAACGGCAACGAGCAGTTCAAGAAGGACGACGACGGTCTGAACGTCCGGGCGCGCATCGAGAACATCTACGCCCACAACGGCTTCGACTCGATCGACGGCAACGACCTGCGCGGCCGGATGCGCTGGTGGGGTCTCTACACCCAGCGCAAGCCCGGGATCGACGGCGGCAAGACCGGTGTGCTCGAACCCCACGAGCTGGACGACGAGTACTTCATGATGCGCGTCCGCATCGACGGCGGGCGGCTCGACCTCGCCCAGCTGCGCGCGGTCGCCGAGGTCTCCGAGCGGTACGCGCGCGGCACCGCGGACATCACCGACCGGCAGAACGTCCAGTACCACTGGATCCGCATCGAGGACGTCCCGGCGATCTGGAAGATCCTCGAAGGCGTCGGCCTGTCCACCACCGAGGCGTGCGGCGACACCCCGCGCGTGGTGCTCGGCTCGCCGGTCGCCGGGGTCTCCGCCGAGGAGATCATCGACGGCAGCTGGGCGGTCGACGAGATCAACCGCCGCTTCATCGGCAGCCCCGAGTTCTCCAACCTGCCGCGCAAGTTCAAGACCGCGGTCTCCGGGTCCCCGCTGCTCGACGTGGCCCACGAGATCAACGACGTCTCGTTCGTCGGCGTCGAACACCCCGAGCACGGCCCCGGGTTCGACGTGTGGGTCGGCGGCGGCCTGTCGACCAACCCCAAGCTCGCCGTACGCCTGGGCACGTGGGTGCCGCTGGAGGACGTGCCGGACGTCTGGGCGGGCGTCGTCGGCATCTTCCGCGACTACGGCTACCGCCGGCTGCGCAACCGCGCCCGCCTGAAGTTCCTCGTCGCCGACTGGGGCGCCGAGAAGTTCCGGCAGGTGCTGGAGGACGAGTACCTGCGGCGCAAGCTCGCCGACGGCCCCGCACCCGCCGAGCCCAGCGGCGTGTGGCGCGACCACGTCGGGGTGCACCCGCAGAAGGACGGCCGCTTCTACGTCGGCTTCGCCCCGCGCGTCGGACGCGTCGACGGCGCGACGCTCGGCAAGATCGCCGACCTCGCCGAGGCACACGGCTCGGACCGCGTCCGGACCACCGTCGAGCAGAAGATGCTGATCCTCGACATCGCCGAGGACAAGGTCTCCTCGCTCGTCGACGGCCTCGAGGCGCTCGGCTTGCGCGTCAGGCCCAGCACCTTCCAGCGCGGCACCATGGCGTGCACCGGCATCGAGTTCTGCAAGCTCGCGATCGTCGAGACCAAGGGCCGCGCGCAGCGCCTCATCGACGAACTGGAGCAGCGGCTCCCCGACTTCGACCTGCCGCTCACCGTCAACATCAACGGCTGCCCCAACGCCTGCGCGCGCATCCAGACCGCCGACATCGGCCTCAAGGGCCAGTTGGTGCTGGACGACGCCGGCAACCAGGTCGAGGGCTACCAGATCCACCTGGGCGGCAGCCTCGGCTTCGACGCCGGCTTCGGACGCAAGGTCCGCGGCCTCAAGGTCACCTCGGCGGAACTGCCCGACTACATCGAGCGCGTCGTCGGCAGGTTCACCGAACAACGCACCGAGAACGAGCGGTTCGCCCAATGGGTCGCCCGTGCCACGGAGGCCGATCTCTCGTGA
- a CDS encoding phosphoadenylyl-sulfate reductase: MTTTCDTAQALEQLALTAGRELEDATAEEILAWASETFGTRWCVTSSMEDAVVAHLASRVQPGIDVVFLDTGYHFAETIGTRDAVAAVYPVNVITLTPRQTVAEQDAEHGPRLHDRDPDRCCALRKVAPLATGLAGYDAWATGLRRDDSPERADTPVVGWDPKKRKIKISPIARWTQDQVDAYILEHGVLTNPLLMDGYASIGCEPCTRRVEAGEDARAGRWAGRAKTECGIH; the protein is encoded by the coding sequence GTGACCACGACCTGCGACACCGCACAGGCGCTGGAGCAACTCGCCCTGACCGCCGGACGCGAGCTGGAGGACGCCACCGCCGAGGAGATCCTCGCCTGGGCGTCCGAGACCTTCGGAACGCGCTGGTGCGTGACGTCCTCGATGGAGGACGCCGTCGTCGCGCACCTGGCGTCCCGCGTCCAACCCGGCATCGACGTGGTGTTCCTGGACACCGGCTACCACTTCGCCGAGACCATCGGAACACGCGACGCGGTCGCCGCCGTCTACCCGGTCAACGTCATCACCCTGACGCCGCGTCAGACCGTGGCGGAGCAGGACGCCGAACACGGCCCCCGCCTCCACGACCGCGACCCCGACCGGTGCTGCGCGCTGCGCAAGGTCGCGCCGCTCGCCACCGGCCTCGCCGGATACGACGCGTGGGCCACCGGGCTGCGCCGCGACGACTCCCCCGAGCGCGCGGACACGCCCGTCGTCGGCTGGGACCCCAAGAAGCGCAAGATCAAGATCTCGCCGATCGCCCGCTGGACGCAGGACCAGGTTGACGCGTACATCCTCGAACACGGCGTGCTGACCAACCCGTTGCTGATGGACGGGTACGCGTCGATCGGCTGCGAGCCGTGCACGCGCCGCGTCGAGGCCGGCGAGGACGCCCGCGCGGGCCGCTGGGCCGGGCGCGCCAAGACCGAGTGCGGGATCCACTGA
- the cysD gene encoding sulfate adenylyltransferase subunit CysD: protein MTTAVELSAPGALGHLDALEAEAVHIFREVAGEFERPVILFSGGKDSIVMLHLARKAFWPAQIPFALLHVDTGHNFPEVIDYRDRTVAEHNLRLFVGHVQEFIDSGRLRERPDGTRNPLQTMPLLDAIEKNRFDAVFGGGRRDEEKARAKERVFSLRDEFGQWDPRRQRPELWNLYNGRHRVGEHVRVFPLSNWTELDVWQYIEREEIPLPEIYFSHEREVFLRNGMWLAPGAWGGPKDGETIERRVVRYRTVGDMSCTGAVDSPAATVAEVIAEIAVSRLTERGATRADDKMSEAAMEDRKREGYF from the coding sequence GTGACAACCGCGGTCGAACTCTCCGCGCCCGGCGCGCTCGGCCACCTCGACGCGCTGGAGGCCGAGGCGGTCCACATCTTCCGCGAGGTCGCGGGCGAGTTCGAGCGGCCGGTGATCCTCTTCTCCGGCGGCAAGGACTCGATCGTCATGCTGCACCTGGCCCGCAAGGCGTTCTGGCCGGCGCAGATCCCGTTCGCGCTGCTGCACGTCGACACCGGGCACAACTTCCCCGAGGTCATCGACTACCGCGACCGCACCGTCGCCGAGCACAACCTGCGGCTTTTCGTGGGCCACGTCCAGGAGTTCATCGACAGCGGGCGGCTGCGGGAGCGCCCCGACGGCACGCGCAACCCGCTCCAGACCATGCCGCTTCTCGACGCCATCGAGAAGAACCGCTTCGACGCGGTCTTCGGCGGCGGGCGCCGCGACGAGGAGAAGGCCCGTGCCAAGGAGCGCGTGTTCTCCCTGCGTGACGAGTTCGGGCAGTGGGATCCGCGCCGCCAGCGCCCCGAGCTGTGGAACCTCTACAACGGCCGGCACCGCGTCGGCGAACACGTCCGGGTCTTCCCACTGTCCAACTGGACCGAACTCGACGTGTGGCAGTACATCGAGCGCGAGGAGATCCCCCTCCCGGAGATCTACTTCTCCCACGAGCGCGAGGTGTTCCTGCGCAACGGCATGTGGCTCGCGCCCGGCGCGTGGGGCGGCCCCAAGGACGGCGAGACCATCGAGCGCCGCGTCGTCCGCTACCGCACCGTGGGCGACATGAGCTGTACCGGCGCCGTCGACTCCCCCGCCGCCACGGTGGCCGAGGTGATCGCCGAGATCGCGGTGAGCCGCCTGACCGAACGAGGAGCCACCCGCGCCGACGACAAGATGTCCGAGGCCGCGATGGAAGACCGCAAGCGCGAAGGATATTTCTAG
- a CDS encoding sulfate adenylyltransferase subunit 1, with amino-acid sequence MTSQNAATKADDAVDAPVGLLRLATAGSVDDGKSTLVGRLLHDSKSVLSDQLEAVERVSRDRGMEEADLALLTDGLRAEREQGITIDVAYRYFATARRRFILADTPGHVQYTRNMVTGASTAELAVVLVDARNGVVEQTRRHLAVAALLRVPHVVLAVNKMDLVGYGEAEFASVANEFTAYATELGVPDITAIPVSALRGDNVVDPSAHMDWYGGPTLLEFLETVETGTQDESGAARFPVQYVLRPQSDDEFRDYRGYAGQVASGVFRVGDPVVVLPSGARSTIAGIDRLGPGVDRAQAGESVTLRLADDVDVSRGDLIAAAEDAPAPTQDVEATVCHVADKPLRPGDRVLLKHTTRTVKAIVREIPYRVDIQTLERQASPGELHPNDIAHVVLRTAQPLALDPYAAGRRTGSFLLIDEADGATLTAGMAGPAFVDSGRGGEPDSVAERCL; translated from the coding sequence ATGACCAGCCAGAACGCCGCAACCAAGGCGGATGACGCCGTGGACGCGCCGGTGGGCCTGCTGCGCCTGGCCACCGCGGGCTCGGTCGACGACGGCAAGTCCACCCTCGTGGGCCGGCTGCTCCACGACTCCAAGTCGGTGCTGTCCGACCAGCTCGAAGCCGTCGAGCGCGTCAGCCGCGACCGGGGCATGGAGGAGGCCGACCTCGCGCTGCTCACCGACGGCCTGCGCGCCGAACGCGAGCAGGGCATCACGATCGACGTCGCGTACCGCTACTTCGCCACCGCCCGGCGCCGCTTCATCCTCGCCGACACACCCGGACACGTGCAGTACACCCGCAACATGGTGACCGGCGCTTCCACCGCCGAACTCGCCGTCGTCCTGGTGGACGCCCGCAACGGCGTCGTCGAGCAGACCCGCCGCCACCTCGCCGTCGCCGCGCTGCTGCGCGTGCCGCACGTCGTCCTCGCCGTCAACAAAATGGACCTGGTCGGCTACGGCGAGGCCGAATTCGCGTCGGTCGCCAACGAGTTCACCGCGTACGCCACCGAGCTGGGCGTGCCCGACATCACCGCGATCCCCGTCTCCGCGCTGCGCGGCGACAACGTGGTCGACCCGTCCGCGCACATGGACTGGTACGGCGGGCCGACGCTGCTGGAGTTCCTGGAGACCGTCGAGACCGGCACCCAGGACGAAAGCGGCGCGGCGCGGTTCCCCGTGCAGTACGTGCTGCGCCCGCAGAGCGACGACGAGTTCCGCGACTACCGCGGCTACGCGGGCCAGGTCGCGTCCGGCGTGTTCCGCGTCGGCGACCCGGTCGTGGTGCTGCCGTCCGGCGCCCGCTCGACGATCGCGGGCATCGACCGGCTCGGCCCCGGCGTCGACCGCGCGCAGGCCGGCGAATCGGTCACGCTGCGGCTGGCCGACGACGTCGACGTCTCGCGCGGCGACCTGATCGCCGCCGCCGAGGACGCGCCCGCCCCGACCCAGGACGTCGAGGCGACGGTGTGCCACGTCGCGGACAAGCCGCTGCGGCCCGGCGACCGCGTGCTGCTCAAGCACACGACCCGCACGGTCAAGGCCATCGTCCGGGAGATCCCGTACCGCGTCGACATCCAGACCCTCGAACGGCAGGCCTCGCCGGGCGAGTTGCACCCCAACGACATCGCGCACGTGGTGCTGCGGACCGCGCAGCCCCTCGCGCTCGACCCCTACGCGGCGGGCCGCCGCACCGGATCCTTCCTCCTGATCGACGAAGCGGACGGCGCCACTCTGACCGCCGGCATGGCGGGCCCTGCGTTCGTCGACTCCGGTCGCGGCGGCGAACCGGACTCCGTCGCGGAGCGATGTCTCTAG